A single window of [Chlorobium] sp. 445 DNA harbors:
- a CDS encoding MFS transporter gives MSKFVFYFNLARLALFQISFGIIYAILTDTLNRVMTIELGIAAALVGALIGIRELMVLLGVKIWAGNLSDKTHFFGYKRTPFILGGLVLCCMMFPLIAPLAIKMQTNFWPNLLLLIAVFTVFGIGYHASLTTYYALIADYAGEKSLSKVAAISWILMVLSGIFTAVAMKKALEDFTTDKLIAAMQTATMVSFLIGTLTTIGLERRYQEPTQQSDAPLTFLQSLALINDSPMTKGFFFYVFISIFAAFGNELVMEPFGADVHGLTVAETTNFRPYLGGSQLIFMLITGFTIQYVGLKNAIAFGNTVAAIGFFILIASGLLHYKLLLYVGLVVVGIGLGCCTVGNIIFMISMHAGRSGLYIGLWGTAQSLANFSGELGMGAIRDILIHWFPNPMVAYGAVFLLEIVAFSIATLMLPRFSQEKFEAESRVSLERVLAVAAD, from the coding sequence ATGAGCAAATTCGTCTTTTACTTCAACCTTGCGCGACTTGCGCTGTTTCAAATCTCTTTTGGCATTATCTACGCGATTCTCACCGATACACTAAACCGCGTAATGACAATTGAGCTGGGCATTGCAGCGGCACTTGTTGGTGCGCTCATTGGTATTCGTGAACTGATGGTGCTTCTAGGTGTGAAAATTTGGGCGGGCAATCTCTCCGATAAGACACACTTTTTTGGCTACAAACGCACACCCTTTATTCTGGGAGGCTTGGTGCTCTGCTGCATGATGTTCCCACTGATTGCGCCGCTTGCAATTAAGATGCAGACAAATTTCTGGCCTAACTTACTGTTGCTGATTGCAGTCTTCACAGTGTTCGGGATAGGTTACCATGCTTCACTGACAACCTACTACGCCTTAATTGCTGATTATGCCGGCGAAAAATCGCTGAGCAAAGTTGCAGCCATTAGTTGGATTTTGATGGTGCTCTCTGGCATCTTTACAGCGGTGGCAATGAAGAAAGCCTTAGAAGATTTTACGACCGATAAGCTTATTGCGGCAATGCAAACTGCAACAATGGTTTCATTTCTCATTGGCACATTGACCACGATTGGACTAGAACGCCGCTACCAAGAACCCACCCAGCAAAGCGATGCCCCACTCACATTTTTGCAATCACTGGCACTTATTAACGACTCTCCAATGACAAAAGGGTTTTTCTTCTATGTCTTCATCTCCATTTTTGCCGCGTTTGGCAATGAACTTGTTATGGAGCCTTTTGGTGCCGATGTGCATGGTCTGACCGTCGCTGAAACCACCAATTTCAGACCTTATCTTGGCGGCTCGCAGTTGATTTTCATGCTGATTACAGGCTTTACGATTCAGTATGTTGGCTTAAAAAATGCCATTGCGTTTGGCAATACCGTAGCAGCGATTGGGTTTTTCATTTTAATTGCTTCTGGACTGCTGCATTACAAACTTTTGCTCTATGTCGGACTTGTTGTTGTCGGTATTGGTTTAGGATGCTGCACAGTAGGAAACATCATCTTCATGATTTCCATGCATGCAGGGCGTTCGGGACTTTACATTGGGCTTTGGGGCACAGCACAGAGCCTTGCCAACTTTTCAGGTGAGCTTGGAATGGGCGCAATTCGCGACATATTAATACATTGGTTCCCTAATCCGATGGTAGCCTATGGCGCGGTGTTTTTGCTAGAAATAGTGGCATTCAGTATTGCGACGCTCATGCTGCCAAGGTTCTCGCAAGAAAAATTCGAAGCCGAAAGCAGAGTCTCACTGGAGCGAGTGCTGGCGGTTGCCGCCGATTGA
- a CDS encoding thioesterase codes for MRMSKTVLKPKQVFERHFRVQPEDIDMQNHASNIAYLKWTQDVAVQHWRARATIEQQENFTWVVIRHEIDYLKPSFLGQELLSKTWIGKATAATCERFTEIWRPSDNQLLAKVRSVWCLLNRQSLRPQRITPDLVARFQ; via the coding sequence ATGAGAATGAGTAAAACTGTATTGAAGCCAAAGCAAGTCTTTGAGCGGCATTTTCGTGTGCAACCCGAAGACATTGATATGCAAAATCACGCTAGCAACATTGCCTACCTGAAATGGACACAAGACGTGGCGGTACAGCATTGGCGTGCTCGCGCAACGATAGAGCAACAAGAAAACTTCACATGGGTTGTGATTCGCCACGAAATTGACTACCTCAAACCATCTTTTTTAGGTCAAGAATTGCTCTCGAAGACTTGGATTGGCAAAGCCACTGCAGCAACCTGCGAACGCTTTACAGAAATTTGGCGACCAAGTGACAACCAGCTCTTGGCAAAAGTGCGCAGCGTCTGGTGCCTACTAAATAGACAATCACTCCGACCGCAACGCATTACGCCAGACTTAGTGGCGCGTTTTCAATAA